Proteins from a single region of Balaenoptera acutorostrata chromosome 16, mBalAcu1.1, whole genome shotgun sequence:
- the TIAL1 gene encoding nucleolysin TIAR isoform X3: MITEQPDSRRVNSSVGFSVLQHTSNDPYCFVEFYEHRDAAAALAAMNGRKILGKEVKVNWATTPSSQKKDTSNHFHVFVGDLSPEITTEDIKSAFAPFGKISDARVVKDMATGKSKGYGFVSFYNKLDAENAIVHMGGQWLGGRQIRTNWATRKPPAPKSTQENNTKQLRFEDVVNQSSPKNCTVYCGGIASGLTDQLMRQTFSPFGQIMEIRVFPEKGYSFVRFSTHESAAHAIVSVNGTTIEGHVVKCYWGKESPDMTKNFQQVDYSQWGQWSQVYGNPQQYGQYMANGWQVPPYGVYGQPWNQQGFGVDQSPSAAWMGGFGAQPPQGQAPPPVIPPPNQAGYGMASYQTQ; encoded by the exons CAACCCGATAGCAGAAGGGTCAACTCTTCTGTTGGATTTTCTGTTTTGCAGCATACAAGCAATGACCCATATTGCTTTGTGGAATTTTATGAACACAGAGATGCAGCTGCTGCATTAGCTGctatgaatgggagaaaaattttggGAAAG gaGGTCAAAGTAAACTGGGCAACAACACCAAGTAGCCAGAAAAAAGATACTTCCA ATCACTTCCACGTGTTTGTTGGGGATTTGAGTCCAGAAATTACAACAGAAGATATCAAATCAGCATTTGCCCCCTTTGGTAAAATATC GGATGCCCGAGTAGTTAAAGACATGGCAACTGGAAAATCCAAAGGCTATGGCtttgtatctttttataataaactg gaTGCAGAAAATGCAATTGTGCATATGGGAGGTCAGTGGTTGGGTGGTCGTCAAATCAGAACCAATTGGGCCACACGTAAACCACCTGCACCTAAAAGTACACAAGAAA ATAACACTAAGCAGTTGAGATTTGAAGATGTAGTAAACCAATCAAGTCCAAAAAATTGTACTGTGTACTGTGGAGGAATTGCTTCTGGGTTAACAG aTCAGCTTATGAGACAGACATTCTCACCATTTGGGCAAATTATGGAAATCAGAGTTTTTCCAGAGAAGGGCTACTCATTTGTCAG ATTTTCTACCCATGAAAGTGCGGCCCACGCCATTGTTTCGGTGAATGGTACTACAATTGAAGGACATGTTGTTAAATGCTATTGGGGTAAAGAATCTCCTGATATGACTAAAAACTTCCAACAG GTCGACTATAGTCAGTGGGGCCAGTGGAGCCAAGTTTATGGAAACCCACAACAGTATGGACAGTATATGGCAAATGGGTGGCAAGTACCACCTTATGGAGTATATGGGCAACCATGGAATCAACAAGGATTTGGAGTAGA tcaATCACCTTCAGCTGCTTGGATGGGTGGATTTGGTGCTCAGCCTCCCCAAGGACAAGCCCCTCCCCCTGTAATACCTCCTCCCAACCAGGCTGGATATGGCATGGCCAGTTACCAAACACAGTGA
- the TIAL1 gene encoding nucleolysin TIAR isoform X4, producing the protein MITEHTSNDPYCFVEFYEHRDAAAALAAMNGRKILGKEVKVNWATTPSSQKKDTSNHFHVFVGDLSPEITTEDIKSAFAPFGKISDARVVKDMATGKSKGYGFVSFYNKLDAENAIVHMGGQWLGGRQIRTNWATRKPPAPKSTQENNTKQLRFEDVVNQSSPKNCTVYCGGIASGLTDQLMRQTFSPFGQIMEIRVFPEKGYSFVRFSTHESAAHAIVSVNGTTIEGHVVKCYWGKESPDMTKNFQQVDYSQWGQWSQVYGNPQQYGQYMANGWQVPPYGVYGQPWNQQGFGVDQSPSAAWMGGFGAQPPQGQAPPPVIPPPNQAGYGMASYQTQ; encoded by the exons CATACAAGCAATGACCCATATTGCTTTGTGGAATTTTATGAACACAGAGATGCAGCTGCTGCATTAGCTGctatgaatgggagaaaaattttggGAAAG gaGGTCAAAGTAAACTGGGCAACAACACCAAGTAGCCAGAAAAAAGATACTTCCA ATCACTTCCACGTGTTTGTTGGGGATTTGAGTCCAGAAATTACAACAGAAGATATCAAATCAGCATTTGCCCCCTTTGGTAAAATATC GGATGCCCGAGTAGTTAAAGACATGGCAACTGGAAAATCCAAAGGCTATGGCtttgtatctttttataataaactg gaTGCAGAAAATGCAATTGTGCATATGGGAGGTCAGTGGTTGGGTGGTCGTCAAATCAGAACCAATTGGGCCACACGTAAACCACCTGCACCTAAAAGTACACAAGAAA ATAACACTAAGCAGTTGAGATTTGAAGATGTAGTAAACCAATCAAGTCCAAAAAATTGTACTGTGTACTGTGGAGGAATTGCTTCTGGGTTAACAG aTCAGCTTATGAGACAGACATTCTCACCATTTGGGCAAATTATGGAAATCAGAGTTTTTCCAGAGAAGGGCTACTCATTTGTCAG ATTTTCTACCCATGAAAGTGCGGCCCACGCCATTGTTTCGGTGAATGGTACTACAATTGAAGGACATGTTGTTAAATGCTATTGGGGTAAAGAATCTCCTGATATGACTAAAAACTTCCAACAG GTCGACTATAGTCAGTGGGGCCAGTGGAGCCAAGTTTATGGAAACCCACAACAGTATGGACAGTATATGGCAAATGGGTGGCAAGTACCACCTTATGGAGTATATGGGCAACCATGGAATCAACAAGGATTTGGAGTAGA tcaATCACCTTCAGCTGCTTGGATGGGTGGATTTGGTGCTCAGCCTCCCCAAGGACAAGCCCCTCCCCCTGTAATACCTCCTCCCAACCAGGCTGGATATGGCATGGCCAGTTACCAAACACAGTGA
- the TIAL1 gene encoding nucleolysin TIAR isoform X5 — MNGRKILGKEVKVNWATTPSSQKKDTSNHFHVFVGDLSPEITTEDIKSAFAPFGKISDARVVKDMATGKSKGYGFVSFYNKLDAENAIVHMGGQWLGGRQIRTNWATRKPPAPKSTQENNTKQLRFEDVVNQSSPKNCTVYCGGIASGLTDQLMRQTFSPFGQIMEIRVFPEKGYSFVRFSTHESAAHAIVSVNGTTIEGHVVKCYWGKESPDMTKNFQQVDYSQWGQWSQVYGNPQQYGQYMANGWQVPPYGVYGQPWNQQGFGVDQSPSAAWMGGFGAQPPQGQAPPPVIPPPNQAGYGMASYQTQ, encoded by the exons atgaatgggagaaaaattttggGAAAG gaGGTCAAAGTAAACTGGGCAACAACACCAAGTAGCCAGAAAAAAGATACTTCCA ATCACTTCCACGTGTTTGTTGGGGATTTGAGTCCAGAAATTACAACAGAAGATATCAAATCAGCATTTGCCCCCTTTGGTAAAATATC GGATGCCCGAGTAGTTAAAGACATGGCAACTGGAAAATCCAAAGGCTATGGCtttgtatctttttataataaactg gaTGCAGAAAATGCAATTGTGCATATGGGAGGTCAGTGGTTGGGTGGTCGTCAAATCAGAACCAATTGGGCCACACGTAAACCACCTGCACCTAAAAGTACACAAGAAA ATAACACTAAGCAGTTGAGATTTGAAGATGTAGTAAACCAATCAAGTCCAAAAAATTGTACTGTGTACTGTGGAGGAATTGCTTCTGGGTTAACAG aTCAGCTTATGAGACAGACATTCTCACCATTTGGGCAAATTATGGAAATCAGAGTTTTTCCAGAGAAGGGCTACTCATTTGTCAG ATTTTCTACCCATGAAAGTGCGGCCCACGCCATTGTTTCGGTGAATGGTACTACAATTGAAGGACATGTTGTTAAATGCTATTGGGGTAAAGAATCTCCTGATATGACTAAAAACTTCCAACAG GTCGACTATAGTCAGTGGGGCCAGTGGAGCCAAGTTTATGGAAACCCACAACAGTATGGACAGTATATGGCAAATGGGTGGCAAGTACCACCTTATGGAGTATATGGGCAACCATGGAATCAACAAGGATTTGGAGTAGA tcaATCACCTTCAGCTGCTTGGATGGGTGGATTTGGTGCTCAGCCTCCCCAAGGACAAGCCCCTCCCCCTGTAATACCTCCTCCCAACCAGGCTGGATATGGCATGGCCAGTTACCAAACACAGTGA
- the TIAL1 gene encoding nucleolysin TIAR isoform X6: MDARVVKDMATGKSKGYGFVSFYNKLDAENAIVHMGGQWLGGRQIRTNWATRKPPAPKSTQENNTKQLRFEDVVNQSSPKNCTVYCGGIASGLTDQLMRQTFSPFGQIMEIRVFPEKGYSFVRFSTHESAAHAIVSVNGTTIEGHVVKCYWGKESPDMTKNFQQVDYSQWGQWSQVYGNPQQYGQYMANGWQVPPYGVYGQPWNQQGFGVDQSPSAAWMGGFGAQPPQGQAPPPVIPPPNQAGYGMASYQTQ; the protein is encoded by the exons AT GGATGCCCGAGTAGTTAAAGACATGGCAACTGGAAAATCCAAAGGCTATGGCtttgtatctttttataataaactg gaTGCAGAAAATGCAATTGTGCATATGGGAGGTCAGTGGTTGGGTGGTCGTCAAATCAGAACCAATTGGGCCACACGTAAACCACCTGCACCTAAAAGTACACAAGAAA ATAACACTAAGCAGTTGAGATTTGAAGATGTAGTAAACCAATCAAGTCCAAAAAATTGTACTGTGTACTGTGGAGGAATTGCTTCTGGGTTAACAG aTCAGCTTATGAGACAGACATTCTCACCATTTGGGCAAATTATGGAAATCAGAGTTTTTCCAGAGAAGGGCTACTCATTTGTCAG ATTTTCTACCCATGAAAGTGCGGCCCACGCCATTGTTTCGGTGAATGGTACTACAATTGAAGGACATGTTGTTAAATGCTATTGGGGTAAAGAATCTCCTGATATGACTAAAAACTTCCAACAG GTCGACTATAGTCAGTGGGGCCAGTGGAGCCAAGTTTATGGAAACCCACAACAGTATGGACAGTATATGGCAAATGGGTGGCAAGTACCACCTTATGGAGTATATGGGCAACCATGGAATCAACAAGGATTTGGAGTAGA tcaATCACCTTCAGCTGCTTGGATGGGTGGATTTGGTGCTCAGCCTCCCCAAGGACAAGCCCCTCCCCCTGTAATACCTCCTCCCAACCAGGCTGGATATGGCATGGCCAGTTACCAAACACAGTGA